The following proteins are encoded in a genomic region of Coregonus clupeaformis isolate EN_2021a chromosome 14, ASM2061545v1, whole genome shotgun sequence:
- the LOC121581253 gene encoding zinc finger BED domain-containing protein 4-like: MDGEEDLSLKSEEDVVDSETNGIENKKREAKGTCLKIEGQDGYVFKSYSITPHDTTDTETYCPSKTLAKDSSPVASIHEEEPDNLSISQVDGQLTINESVNEADEACDKEDSLRPTSPAISNKSLNTEVKIENDTSEHIEEEEDPNSMEEGTQEDDSSVGPYVARDNADDNTDDYSSMLSGYTSTLYDVAMDAVTQSLLSSMRSPANANPRKKSPAWNHFCISPRDSTKAICMYCMKEFSRGKNEKDLSTSCLMRHIRRAHPTVLLQDGDLSSNTLTASVASSVIPPSNSSNNGSLAASITTPASQNNSSPSTSSAEGSDISSSKEVLPKLEPKLEKGAKNDTGTVSSSHSNNNHEEAMDGGGCERLTATPQNSSSRRRSAVWKHFYLSPADSSKAVCIHCMNEFSRGKNGKDLGTSCLIRHMWRAHREIVIEENGQGSNIPPPYTNPPTLLSRSQLHQDSVVDIKKESPFAPSSPKTISDEVPHNKDESMDVKDSDDTINQSEQDSSLNLCFGLRDEDDPLRSSLCDLSIEGSGLKEDLASSIFQQNKKIMKRVKSEVWHHFIVSPVDQLKALCRYCPCVISRGKRGDFGTSCLMRHLMRRHPDVLKNPKSTNDKDSSPHPYATLSAAEAVPAKLTNSPAKEKKPHNSVFSKKTSKLWNHFSISHSDPTKVVCLHCSRTISRGKKTTNLGTSCLFRHMQRFHGNVLESNSTISGDVPSAEIHVKHELMDTSSVYDENCERFDEYHPVAKKITKLVAEMLALDLQPSALVENTGLNRLLEYLQPQYSLPSSSYFTSTAIPDMYERVKEVVLTHLKEAENGIVHFTTSIWVTSQTREYLTLTAHWVSYESCVRPQGEDFHCSALLSVSQMDCDHDVLNIQKQLEYFWDTWISSLGLKKGFTVTDNNAIANVLEDNDHVIVQCFGHTIDLIVSEAIKSQRMVQNLLSIARKISERVYRSDKAKEKLAELQKVYQLPENGLIQDVPSKWRTSFFMLERLVEQKKAVDEMSIECNFREMISCDQWEVMQSVCNALKPFEVACREMSNRTATLGQVIPLIHILNRKIDMLFDETMGIDNMLKSLKEAMVSRMSSTLHDPRYTWATMLDPRYKISLFTEEEAEQCKQDLISELQVSLSTSIETKPSLSNGCGGEVPASSNGSPSNNKDNLWALMDDIRHKIKQEDKPKSSELAVLEYLEEDILDQSCDPLDYWNLKKLLWPDLAKVAVRYVGCPPSIVPAEILFSTASVNCTLNQPMPLLENMEGLLFLKVNLPLIYYQH; encoded by the coding sequence ATGGATGGAGAGGAAGACCTCTCTCTTAAGAGTGAAGAAGATGTAGTAGACTCAGAAACTAATGGTATAGAAAACAAGAAAAGAGAGGCAAAAGGAACATGTCTAAAAATTGAGGGGCAAGATGGCTACGTGTTTAAATCATACAGCATCACCCCCCATGACACTACAGACACAGAAACCTATTGTCCGTCTAAAACACTGGCTAAAGACTCTTCCCCCGTGGCTTCTATTCACGAGGAGGAACCAGACAATTTATCTATTTCTCAGGTTGATGGACAATTAACAATTAATGAGTCTGTCAATGAAGCAGATGAGGCATGTGACAAAGAGGACTCTCTTAGGCCTACTTCTCCAGCCATTTCAAACAAAAGTCTAAACACTGAGGTCAAGATAGAAAATGACACATCTGAACAcattgaggaagaggaggatccAAACAGTATGGAGGAGGGGACCCAAGAGGATGATAGTTCTGTAGGCCCCTATGTTGCTAGAGACAATGCAGATGACAATACAGATGATTACAGTAGTATGCTTAGTGGGTACACAAGCACTCTTTATGATGTTGCGATGGATGCTGTCACTCAAAGCCTATTGTCATCCATGAGAAGTCCCGCTAACGCTAATCCCAGGAAGAAATCCCCTGCCTGGAACCATTTCTGCATATCTCCACGTGATAGTACCAAAGCaatctgtatgtactgtatgaagGAGTTCAGTCGAGGTAAGAACGAGAAGGACCTCAGTACAAGTTGTTTAATGAGGCACATACGAAGGGCTCACCCCACTGTGCTTTTACAAGATGGCGACCTCTCCTCAAATACTCTGACTGCTTCTGTTGCCTCATCTGTAATACCCCCCTCAAATTCATCAAATAATGGAAGCCTGGCAGCTAGCATTACTACTCCTGCCTCACAAAATAACTCTTCACCGTCCACCTCttcagcagagggctctgacaTATCATCATCCAAAGAAGTGTTACCAAAACTCGAACCAAAACTAGAAAAGGGTGCCAAAAATGACACTGGTACAGTCTCATCCTCACATTCCAACAACAACCATGAAGAAGCGATGGATGGAGGTGGGTGTGAGCgcctcactgcaactccccaaaaCTCAAGTTCTCGTAGAAGATCAGCTGTGTGGAAGCATTTCTACCTGTCACCTGCTGACAGTTCCAAAGCAGTATGCATACACTGCATGAATGAATTTAGCAGGGGTAAAAATGGAAAGGACTTGGGCACTAGCTGTCTGATTCGCCATATGTGGAGAGCCCACAGAGAAATTGTAATTGAAGAAAATGGACAGGGCTCGAACATCCCACCACCATATACAAACCCACCAACGCTATTGTCTCGCTCTCAGCTGCATCAGGACTCAGTAGTGGACATTAAAAAAGAATCCCCCTTCGCTCCATCCTCCCCAAAAACAATATCTGACGAAGTGCCCCATAACAAAGATGAAAGCATGGATGTGAAGGATTCTGATGACACAATAAACCAATCAGAACAGGATTCCTCCCTCAATCTCTGCTTTGGACTCCGAGATGAGGATGATCCTTTACGTTCCTCACTGTGCGATCTGTCAATAGAGGGCTCAGGCCTGAAAGAAGATCTGGCGAGTTCAATTttccaacaaaacaaaaaaatcatGAAACGGGTGAAATCCGAAGTGTGGCACCATTTCATCGTCTCTCCAGTGGATCAGCTTAAAGCCCTCTGCCGATACTGCCCCTGTGTCATCAGCCGGGGGAAACGGGGAGACTTCGGAACCAGCTGTTTGATGAGGCATCTAATGAGAAGGCACCCTGATGTCCTCAAAAACCCAAAAAGCACAAATGATAAGGACTCCTCACCTCATCCCTACGCTACTCTCTCTGCCGCTGAGGCTGTTCCAGCCAAACTAACTAACAGCCCTGCCAAAGAGAAAAAGCCACATAACTCTGTGTTCAGTAAAAAGACATCAAAGTTGTGGAATCATTTTTCTATTTCCCATTCCGATCCCACTAAGGTGGTTTGTTTGCACTGTAGCCGCACAATAAGTCGGGGCAAAAAGACGACAAACCTTGGAACTAGTTGTTTATTCAGGCACATGCAGAGATTTCATGGAAATGTTCTTGAAAGTAACAGTACTATCTCAGGTGATGTGCCGTCTGCTGAAATTCACGTTAAACACGAACTCATGGACACTTCTTCTGTGTATGACGAAAACTGTGAAAGATTTGATGAATACCACCCGGTTGCCAAAAAAATTACCAAACTCGTTGCCGAAATGCTTGCACTGGATCTTCAGCCATCAGCCCTAGTAGAGAACACTGGTTTGAACCGATTACTGGAGTACCTTCAACCTCAGTattctctaccctcctcttcgTATTTCACCAGCACTGCCATACCAGACATGTATGAGAGGGTGAAGGAGGTTGTTTTAACACACCTGAAAGAGGCTGAGAATGGTATTGTCCATTTCACAACAAGCATCTGGGTCACTAGCCAGACTCGGGAATATCTGACTCTTACTGCCCACTGGGTTTCATACGAATCATGTGTTAGACCTCAGGGCGAGGACTTccactgctctgctctcctcagtgtgtcacaGATGGACTGTGACCATGACGTGCTCAATATACAGAAGCAGCTTGAATACTTCTGGGACACCTGGATCAGCTCCTTAGGGCTGAAGAAAGGATTCACTGTAACCGACAACAATGCCATTGCAAATGTCCTGGAGGACAACGACCATGTCATTGTGCAGTGCTTCGGACACACCATAGACCTAATTGTGAGCGAAGCCATAAAGAGTCAGAGGATGGTCCAGAACCTTCTAAGCATCGCTCGGAAGATCTCTGAGCGCGTGTATCGCTCAGATAAAGCAAAGGAGAAGTTGGCTGAACTGCAGAAGGTTTACCAGCTACCTGAAAATGGCCTCATCCAGGACGTTCCCTCAAAATGGAGGACATCCTTCTTCATGCTTGAACGTTTGGTAGAACAAAAGAAAGCGGTCGACGAGATGTCGATAGAGTGCAACTTCAGGGAAATGATCAGTTGCGACCAGTGGGAAGTGATGCAGTCGGTGTGTAATGCGTTGAAGCCCTTCGAAGTGGCCTGCAGGGAGATGAGCAATCGCACCGCCACTCTGGGCCAAGTTATACCACTGATACACATCCTCAACCGGAAGATAGACATGCTCTTCGACGAGACGATGGGCATCGACAACATGCTCAAGTCTCTGAAGGAAGCGATGGTGAGCAGGATGTCGTCGACCCTACATGACCCCAGGTACACTTGGGCGACAATGCTGGACCCACGGTACAAGATTTCCTTGTTCACAGAGGAAGAGGCGGAGCAATGCAAACAAGACCTTATCAGTGAACTTCAGGTGTCCCTTTCTACCTCAATTGagacaaagccttcactatccaACGGATGTGGTGGAGAGGTCCCAGCTTCATCAAACGGCTCTCCCTCAAACAACAAGGACAACCTCTGGGCGCTCATGGATGACATCAGACACAAGATAAAACAGGAGGACAAACCAAAATCGTCAGAGCTGGCAGTGCTGGAATACTTGGAGGAGGACATACTTGATCAAAGCTGTGATCCACTGGACTATTGGAACCTGAAGAAGTTACTGTGGCCTGACCTTGCCAAGGTCGCTGTCCGCTACGTGGGCTGCCCTCCCAGCATTGTCCCAGCAGAGATTCTGTTCAGCACAGCCAGTGTGAACTGCACTCTGAATCAGCCCATGCCATTGCTAGAAAACATGGAGGGGCTTCTCTTTCTAAAGGTCAACCTACCTTTAATTTATTATCAGCACtga